A single genomic interval of Garra rufa unplaced genomic scaffold, GarRuf1.0 hap1_unplaced_863, whole genome shotgun sequence harbors:
- the LOC141317385 gene encoding vasotocin-neurophysin VT 2-like, giving the protein MQENLLPGPCETGGTSCGAQGGQCAAPGVCCDSESCVLDPDCSEDAGSHQSEDGVGLKGVSGEMFLRLLNLATRRQRPF; this is encoded by the exons ATGCAGGAGAATCTGCTGCCGGGCCCCTGTGAGACGGGCGGGACGTCCTGCGGGGCCCAAGGAGGCCAATGCGCCGCTCCAGGCGTCTGCTGCGACTCGG AGAGCTGTGTTCTGGATCCGGATTGTTCTGAAGACGCTGGATCTCATCAGAGTGAAGACGGTGTAGGCCTGAAGGGCGTTTCTGGAGAAATGTTTCTGCGTTTGCTCAATCTGGCCACTCGAAGACAAAGACCCTTCTGA